One genomic window of candidate division KSB1 bacterium includes the following:
- a CDS encoding SPOR domain-containing protein has translation MKLLTLISVFLLLSSFNMKLFAQSELRLYEEKEIEELENRLNQKNLDTSSDVGMRFIEALFDKEGGNAVDRFKKIVQQNPNSKEIPAIIERIALFKFATGLYNSARETFLFLDRKYSKTDYGERGLYYVSRCWLAIGSADSAKSTIMKFQKKYPHSKLNKTIQLTLNDDKSNSTEDKKSNRKAIYSVQTDAFSTLNNARIQKQFLVNKGYDADIYIKFVSNKKYYVVCVGKFDSNEEAQKLGRLIDRKYRTKYQLVNLTQLESVK, from the coding sequence TTGAAATTATTAACATTAATTAGTGTATTTCTTTTATTATCCTCCTTTAATATGAAATTGTTCGCACAATCCGAGTTGCGGTTATATGAAGAAAAAGAAATTGAGGAATTGGAAAACAGGCTGAATCAAAAGAATTTGGATACCTCTTCCGACGTTGGTATGAGATTCATCGAAGCTCTTTTTGATAAAGAAGGAGGAAATGCGGTTGACCGTTTCAAAAAAATAGTCCAACAAAATCCTAATTCTAAGGAAATTCCAGCTATAATTGAGCGAATAGCGCTATTTAAATTTGCAACAGGGTTATATAACTCAGCCCGAGAAACTTTTTTGTTTTTGGATAGAAAGTATTCAAAGACTGACTATGGGGAACGTGGTTTGTATTACGTTTCAAGATGCTGGCTGGCAATAGGGTCTGCAGATTCAGCTAAATCTACTATAATGAAATTCCAGAAAAAGTACCCGCATTCAAAGCTAAATAAAACTATCCAATTAACATTAAATGATGATAAGTCTAATTCAACTGAGGACAAAAAAAGTAATCGCAAAGCTATTTATTCAGTACAAACCGATGCTTTCTCTACCCTCAACAATGCTCGTATCCAAAAACAATTTTTAGTAAATAAAGGTTATGACGCTGATATTTATATAAAATTCGTTAGCAATAAAAAATACTATGTCGTTTGTGTGGGGAAATTTGATTCAAATGAAGAAGCGCAAAAATTGGGAAGGTTGATTGACAGAAAGTATCGAACAAAATATCAATTAGTAAATTTGACTCAACTTGAGTCAGTTAAATAG
- the nudC gene encoding NAD(+) diphosphatase, with product MPFNPAITPPIVNTNPSLWFLFNNNKLLVNFKNDIIAIPCARHLSKLNLNVVRHQYLGTLDETHCYSGELADNQVFLSGLVLRALRGLFELLSEELYAVAGLAAQIVTWDQNHQYCGRCGAPMETKSDERVKVCPKCKLVDYPAVSPCIIVAVIKGKEVLLARSPHWKPGWYSVIAGFVEPGETLEECVKREVREEVNIEVEKIRYFGNQPWPYPHTLMIAFIADYASGEISIDQNEIEDAGWYAKEKLPNLPSRAGIARKLVDWYLENRS from the coding sequence CCTGTGGTTTCTTTTTAATAACAACAAATTATTGGTAAATTTCAAAAACGATATCATTGCCATTCCGTGTGCTCGGCATCTATCGAAATTAAATCTAAATGTTGTCAGGCATCAGTACCTTGGAACCCTGGATGAAACGCATTGCTACTCGGGTGAATTGGCGGATAATCAGGTTTTCCTTAGTGGACTGGTACTGAGGGCATTAAGAGGATTATTCGAACTTTTAAGTGAAGAGCTGTATGCTGTTGCGGGGCTTGCTGCTCAAATTGTGACCTGGGATCAAAACCACCAGTATTGTGGTCGATGTGGCGCGCCGATGGAAACCAAGTCCGATGAACGAGTCAAAGTTTGTCCGAAGTGTAAATTAGTGGATTATCCTGCTGTTTCACCTTGTATTATCGTTGCTGTGATCAAAGGAAAAGAAGTCCTCCTCGCCCGTTCTCCCCATTGGAAACCCGGCTGGTATAGTGTTATCGCAGGATTTGTGGAACCGGGCGAAACCCTTGAAGAATGTGTGAAAAGAGAGGTTCGGGAAGAAGTGAATATTGAAGTAGAGAAGATCAGGTATTTTGGCAATCAACCCTGGCCTTATCCCCACACTCTAATGATTGCCTTCATTGCCGATTATGCAAGCGGTGAAATTTCCATCGATCAAAATGAGATAGAAGATGCCGGTTGGTATGCGAAAGAGAAATTGCCGAATCTACCCTCCAGGGCTGGGATTGCGAGAAAATTGGTTGATTGGTATTTGGAAAATAGGTCTTAG
- the carA gene encoding glutamine-hydrolyzing carbamoyl-phosphate synthase small subunit, giving the protein MNSILQFENGRIFEGISCGNHGEVIGEVVFNTGMAGYQEILTDPSYCGQIVTMTYPHIGNYGINLQDYESRNPFLEGLIVYESSKLFSSWRGQIGLSDFLRRYQIVAIEDVDTRAITRMLRDEGSMKGIISTYDFDSKSLAQKIEMAPDMIGRNLVSTVSTRSRYEWEPEVNNYEIQQFLRKRNSKRYRVAVLDFGVKWNILRVLYTIGFDISVFPSNTTFDELSAFDPDAIFLSNGPGDPEPITNAIETISCLIGKYPIMGICLGHQLLGIALKGKSFKMKFGHHGVNHPVKNLETGKVEITSQNHGFAIDSQSFNELEIKVTHLNLNDGTLEGFRHLKYPLFAVQYHPESGPGPHDSRYLFGQFYDMVKQHKEHTPIYA; this is encoded by the coding sequence ATGAATTCAATACTACAATTTGAAAACGGACGGATTTTTGAGGGGATTTCCTGTGGAAACCATGGTGAAGTTATTGGCGAAGTGGTATTTAATACAGGAATGGCCGGATACCAGGAAATATTAACAGATCCTTCTTATTGTGGTCAAATTGTTACTATGACCTATCCTCATATTGGTAATTATGGTATAAATCTTCAAGATTATGAGTCAAGAAACCCGTTTTTAGAGGGTTTAATAGTATACGAATCCTCAAAGTTATTTTCAAGTTGGCGCGGACAAATAGGTTTAAGTGATTTCTTACGACGTTATCAAATCGTAGCAATCGAAGATGTAGATACCAGGGCCATTACCAGAATGCTCAGAGACGAAGGATCCATGAAGGGCATTATTTCAACTTATGATTTTGATTCGAAATCACTTGCCCAAAAAATTGAAATGGCACCGGATATGATTGGCAGAAACTTGGTAAGTACTGTAAGTACCCGTTCTCGATATGAATGGGAACCTGAAGTTAACAATTATGAAATTCAACAATTCCTAAGAAAACGGAATTCAAAAAGATATCGTGTTGCAGTTTTGGATTTTGGGGTAAAATGGAATATTCTTCGAGTTTTATATACGATCGGGTTTGATATATCAGTCTTCCCGTCGAATACAACATTTGATGAGCTTTCAGCCTTTGATCCGGATGCGATTTTTTTATCCAATGGGCCAGGTGATCCTGAACCGATTACGAATGCAATTGAGACAATTTCTTGCCTAATAGGGAAATATCCTATCATGGGTATATGTCTTGGACATCAACTACTTGGCATAGCATTGAAAGGCAAGTCCTTTAAGATGAAATTTGGTCATCATGGTGTAAATCATCCGGTAAAAAACTTAGAGACTGGAAAAGTGGAAATCACTTCCCAAAACCATGGATTCGCAATAGATTCTCAATCTTTCAATGAATTGGAAATCAAAGTAACTCATCTGAATCTTAATGACGGTACCCTCGAAGGATTCCGGCATTTAAAATATCCGCTCTTTGCTGTTCAATATCATCCTGAATCAGGTCCGGGACCTCATGATTCACGATATTTATTCGGACAATTTTACGACATGGTTAAACAGCACAAAGAACACACTCCTATTTATGCCTAA
- the carB gene encoding carbamoyl-phosphate synthase large subunit — translation MPKRTDINKILIVGSGPIVIGQACEFDYSGTQACKALRDEGYEVVLVNSNPATIMTDPELAHRTYIEPITPDFVKKIILKEKPDALLPTMGGQTGLNIAVDLAECGFLDEMGVELIGAKLDAIQKAEDRELFKKVIEQIGYETPLGGFARSIHEAHELLEIIQFPMIIRPSFTLGGTGGSVVYNKKEFENQVSWGLHNSPISEVLIEESVIGWKEFELEVMRDCKDNVVIICSIENLDPMGIHTGDSITVAPAQTLTDKEYQLLRNASIDIIRAIGVETGGSNIQFAVHPDTGKMVVIEMNPRVSRSSALASKATGFPIAKIAAKLSVGLSLDEIPNDITKKTPACFEPTLDYVVVKIPRWDFEKFPGVDTTLGTQMKSVGEVMSIGRSFKEALGKAISSLDTDLLLWDSNGSMDELEDANEKNTELREILVNNLKYPTDRRLYYLALALRLGYSYDELYSITGIDRWFLNQINEIIDIEKEITNYRGKLDQVSPQQLRSVKKNGISDAQLAGLLDVDEATVYNLRKDLGVTASFKTVDTCAAEFVAETPYYYSTYDQENEAIPSKRKKIIILGSGPNRIGQGIEFDYCSVHAVQALKEEGYEAIMVNCNPETVSTDYDTSDRLYFEPITFEHVMNIVELEQPDGVIVQFGGQMPLKLAIPLEKAGVKILGTSPNNIDLAEDRKRFGCLLNKLEIRQPENGTANTTKEALKIANEIGYPLLIRPSYVLGGRGMEIVYDRKSLETYMVNALKISKEHPILIDRFLEDAFEVDVEALCDGNQVIIGGVMQHIEEAGIHSGDSSCVMPPYWITDDQIAEIKKQTRKIALALNVIGLVNLQFAIKDGLIYVLEVNPRASRTVPFVSKSINFPMAKIAAKLIIGKTLDDLQIKEDPIAKYHSVKCVVFPFNKFSGTPSFLGPEMKSTGEVMGLGESFGEAFAKAQMATQAGLPLFGNVFISVNDNDKEKIIPISKDLQKLGFGIYATSGTLKALERAGINGIFVFKVGEGRPNIVDRIINGEVQMIINTPLGKKSRYDEYALSRAGIDYNISSFTTLSAANAVVEGITALKQSDFNVKSLQEYFAV, via the coding sequence ATGCCTAAACGAACTGATATTAATAAGATACTCATTGTGGGATCCGGACCAATAGTAATTGGGCAAGCCTGTGAATTTGACTATTCAGGCACTCAAGCATGTAAAGCCTTACGAGATGAAGGATATGAAGTAGTTTTAGTAAACAGTAATCCTGCCACTATTATGACTGATCCGGAGTTGGCTCATAGGACCTACATAGAACCAATTACTCCGGATTTTGTCAAAAAAATAATTCTTAAAGAAAAACCAGATGCACTACTACCTACTATGGGAGGCCAAACAGGTTTAAATATTGCTGTGGATTTGGCAGAGTGTGGTTTTTTAGATGAAATGGGTGTGGAGTTAATTGGTGCAAAATTGGATGCAATTCAAAAAGCTGAAGACAGAGAGCTGTTTAAAAAAGTCATAGAACAAATTGGTTATGAAACTCCTTTGGGTGGATTTGCCCGATCAATTCATGAAGCTCATGAATTACTCGAGATCATTCAATTTCCAATGATTATCCGCCCTTCTTTTACTCTTGGAGGTACCGGAGGAAGTGTTGTTTACAATAAAAAAGAGTTTGAAAACCAAGTTTCATGGGGTCTTCATAATAGTCCGATATCAGAAGTTTTGATCGAAGAATCAGTTATTGGATGGAAAGAATTTGAATTAGAAGTGATGCGTGATTGCAAGGATAACGTAGTCATTATTTGTTCTATAGAAAACTTAGATCCAATGGGAATTCATACTGGAGATAGTATAACTGTAGCACCAGCTCAAACATTAACAGATAAGGAATATCAATTACTACGTAATGCATCAATTGATATTATTCGTGCCATTGGTGTGGAAACCGGAGGGTCCAACATCCAGTTCGCTGTTCACCCGGATACAGGTAAAATGGTAGTCATTGAAATGAATCCACGGGTTTCGAGAAGCTCGGCTTTAGCTTCTAAAGCAACCGGTTTTCCTATTGCCAAAATTGCAGCCAAATTGTCAGTTGGGCTTAGCCTTGATGAGATTCCAAATGACATTACAAAAAAAACGCCTGCTTGCTTTGAACCCACACTGGATTATGTGGTAGTTAAAATACCACGCTGGGATTTTGAAAAATTTCCAGGAGTAGATACGACCCTTGGTACCCAAATGAAGTCAGTTGGTGAAGTGATGTCTATTGGTCGAAGTTTTAAAGAAGCATTAGGCAAAGCTATTAGCTCTTTAGATACCGATTTATTACTCTGGGATTCTAATGGTTCAATGGATGAACTGGAAGATGCCAATGAAAAGAATACAGAACTTAGAGAGATTTTGGTAAATAATCTCAAGTACCCGACTGATCGTAGATTATATTATTTAGCTTTGGCTTTAAGATTAGGATATTCATATGATGAATTATACTCAATCACAGGAATAGATCGTTGGTTTCTGAATCAAATTAATGAAATTATAGATATTGAAAAAGAGATAACAAACTACCGTGGAAAACTTGATCAAGTGTCACCACAACAATTACGTTCTGTAAAGAAGAACGGGATATCCGATGCTCAGCTGGCAGGTTTACTTGATGTGGATGAAGCAACTGTATACAATTTACGGAAAGATTTAGGGGTTACGGCATCATTCAAAACAGTAGATACTTGTGCTGCTGAATTTGTGGCTGAAACTCCTTATTACTATTCTACTTATGATCAGGAAAACGAAGCAATTCCGAGTAAGCGAAAAAAAATAATTATTTTGGGGAGTGGTCCGAATCGTATTGGACAGGGAATCGAGTTTGATTATTGCTCCGTTCACGCTGTTCAAGCTTTGAAAGAAGAGGGGTATGAAGCCATAATGGTTAATTGTAATCCAGAAACTGTAAGTACTGACTACGATACTTCTGATCGCCTTTATTTTGAGCCCATAACATTTGAGCATGTAATGAACATTGTAGAGCTTGAACAACCGGATGGAGTGATTGTTCAATTTGGGGGGCAGATGCCTTTGAAGTTGGCTATACCGCTCGAAAAGGCAGGAGTGAAGATATTGGGAACTTCACCAAACAATATAGACCTCGCCGAAGATAGAAAGCGATTTGGCTGTTTGCTTAATAAACTCGAAATCCGCCAACCTGAAAATGGAACAGCGAATACAACAAAGGAAGCTTTGAAAATTGCGAATGAGATTGGCTATCCATTACTAATACGTCCATCCTACGTATTAGGTGGCAGAGGAATGGAAATCGTTTATGATCGAAAATCTCTTGAAACTTATATGGTAAATGCCCTCAAAATATCAAAAGAACATCCGATTCTTATCGATCGGTTTCTTGAAGATGCTTTTGAGGTAGATGTGGAGGCATTATGTGATGGAAACCAGGTAATAATCGGTGGGGTTATGCAACATATCGAAGAAGCCGGAATACATTCAGGTGATAGCTCGTGTGTTATGCCACCGTATTGGATAACCGATGATCAAATTGCTGAAATTAAGAAGCAAACCCGTAAAATAGCTCTCGCCTTAAATGTGATTGGCTTGGTGAATTTACAGTTTGCAATAAAGGATGGTCTCATTTATGTCCTCGAAGTTAATCCCCGAGCATCTCGAACAGTTCCATTTGTGAGTAAATCAATAAATTTTCCAATGGCAAAAATCGCAGCAAAACTAATAATCGGTAAAACTCTTGATGATCTACAAATCAAAGAAGACCCAATTGCCAAATATCATTCTGTAAAATGTGTCGTTTTTCCCTTTAATAAGTTTTCGGGAACACCTTCTTTTTTAGGGCCAGAGATGAAATCGACCGGAGAAGTAATGGGACTTGGGGAGAGCTTTGGAGAAGCTTTTGCTAAAGCTCAAATGGCAACACAGGCAGGTTTGCCACTATTTGGCAATGTGTTTATAAGCGTAAATGATAATGACAAAGAGAAGATAATACCCATTTCAAAAGACTTACAAAAACTAGGATTTGGAATTTATGCTACATCCGGAACTCTAAAGGCCTTAGAACGAGCTGGTATCAATGGAATATTTGTTTTTAAGGTAGGGGAGGGTAGACCCAATATCGTGGATCGAATCATTAATGGCGAAGTCCAGATGATTATTAATACACCGCTAGGTAAAAAGTCCAGGTATGATGAATACGCGTTAAGTCGTGCAGGGATCGATTATAATATTTCTTCTTTCACAACTTTATCTGCTGCGAACGCAGTCGTAGAAGGGATTACCGCTTTAAAACAATCTGATTTTAATGTTAAAAGTTTACAAGAATATTTTGCTGTTTAG
- a CDS encoding PD40 domain-containing protein — MKKLLCFLSILILFGCTGSKEIATVNNGIDDKNFIKLDKEISNNPDNYEAYFELAQSYYLRGNEEMALSYADSALGINPNYQEARYFKGELNFNRNNITAAYEEFLILLSAENTEKWLDKVAEATGLRYLLKQLTYGNFDNANPMYDKSGKRIVLQSNKNQNWDIHIVDLNSGEAVELITNSLNDESPVFAENNTILFTRQQNESGSKRDIYSYNLNDKTENPIIVHPADDWNPAPTQSGNTILFVSDREIQGNYRSKIFSHNIKLNQTQSLMLQDYDYSFPCVQSNKDRFLFTANSDVNYSLFDANIDGGSVSRLTSHNMDFGAPKYSPDGNKVVFFSRVTNNYDIYELDLRTENLKRLTNDSAKDLSPSYSPDGKRVAFYSDRNGRYQIFEIDLTQSISIEELKDQMRSIIAVSNQG; from the coding sequence ATGAAAAAGTTGCTTTGCTTTTTGTCAATATTAATACTATTTGGATGTACCGGATCCAAAGAAATCGCCACAGTAAATAATGGAATAGATGACAAAAACTTTATAAAATTGGATAAGGAGATATCCAATAATCCTGATAATTATGAAGCATATTTTGAATTAGCACAGTCATATTATTTAAGGGGGAATGAAGAGATGGCTCTCTCTTATGCAGATTCTGCCCTCGGTATAAACCCTAATTATCAAGAAGCCAGGTATTTCAAGGGAGAATTAAATTTTAATAGAAATAACATAACAGCAGCATATGAAGAATTTCTGATTTTGTTATCTGCAGAAAACACTGAAAAATGGTTAGATAAGGTTGCTGAAGCCACAGGATTAAGATACTTGCTTAAACAATTAACTTATGGAAATTTTGATAATGCTAATCCCATGTATGACAAATCCGGGAAAAGAATTGTTTTGCAATCTAACAAAAATCAAAACTGGGATATACACATTGTTGATCTCAATTCCGGAGAAGCTGTTGAATTGATTACAAATTCTCTGAATGATGAATCCCCGGTCTTTGCTGAAAACAACACTATATTATTTACAAGACAGCAAAATGAATCAGGAAGTAAAAGAGATATTTATTCTTATAACTTGAATGATAAAACGGAAAATCCAATTATTGTACATCCGGCGGATGACTGGAATCCAGCTCCTACTCAAAGTGGCAATACTATATTATTCGTATCCGATAGAGAAATACAAGGAAATTATCGAAGCAAGATATTCAGTCATAACATAAAATTAAATCAAACTCAATCACTTATGCTTCAAGATTATGATTATAGCTTTCCATGTGTTCAGTCAAACAAAGATCGATTTCTATTTACAGCCAATAGCGATGTGAATTATTCATTATTCGATGCCAATATTGATGGGGGTAGTGTATCTCGGCTTACATCACATAACATGGACTTCGGAGCGCCAAAATATTCGCCAGATGGAAATAAGGTTGTATTTTTTAGTCGAGTAACAAATAACTATGATATCTATGAACTTGACTTACGAACGGAGAATTTAAAAAGATTAACAAACGATAGTGCAAAAGATCTGTCTCCAAGTTATTCACCTGATGGAAAGAGAGTTGCCTTCTACTCTGATAGAAACGGCCGCTATCAAATTTTTGAGATCGATTTAACCCAAAGTATATCTATCGAAGAATTAAAAGACCAGATGCGCTCAATCATTGCCGTTTCAAATCAAGGCTAA